A single Manduca sexta isolate Smith_Timp_Sample1 chromosome 11, JHU_Msex_v1.0, whole genome shotgun sequence DNA region contains:
- the LOC115451684 gene encoding chymotrypsin-2, whose amino-acid sequence MVIKFALFLTAILAGGHALPKPYVERDMSMFFEHVNPEARIVGGHAAPNGAHPHMGALTNGANVRSYLCGSSILSRRTILTAAHCIVAVLNGNTLSSSFRVTVGTNRWNSGGVMHAFQRHFIHPNYNSALITNDLGMLHTSTNINFNNLVRAININYDFVGERVNVRVAGWGRIRAGGAISTNLLQLNTATIDGNRCVQNVRTVAANLGIWAPPVIPSIEICTFHSRNHGTCNGDSGSPLVRTDRGQQIGVVSWGLPCALGAPDVYVRLSAFRGWVQGNTLT is encoded by the exons ATGGTCATTAAGTTTGCATTATTTTTGACAGCCATTTTGGCGGGAGGCCATG CATTACCAAAACCTTACGTGGAGCGCGACATGTCTATGTTCTTCGAGCACGTGAACCCCGAGGCTCGCATCGTGGGCGGACATGCGGCTCCCAACGGCGCACACCCCCACATGGGTGCTCTCACCAATGGCGCTAACGTCAGGTCCTACCTCTGCGGGAGCTCCATCCTCAGCCGAAGGACCATCCTCACCGCCGCCCACTGCATTGTCGCCGTACTTAACGGCAATACTCTCAGCAG CTCTTTCCGCGTGACAGTCGGCACTAACCGCTGGAATTCTGGCGGAGTCATGCACGCCTTCCAGAGGCACTTCATCCACCCTAACTACAATTCGGCCTTGATCACGAACGACCTGGGCATGCTCCACACCTCCACTAACATCAACTTTAATAACCTCGTCCGGGCTATCaatattaactatgattttgTCGGAGAGAGGGTCAACGTTAGAGTTGCTGGATGGGGAAGAATCAGG GCGGGCGGTGCTATCTCTACCAACCTGCTGCAGCTGAACACGGCCACCATCGACGGTAACCGGTGTGTACAGAACGTGCGCACCGTTGCCGCTAACCTAGGCATCTGGGCTCCTCCCGTCATACCATCTATCGAGATCTGTACATTCCACTCCCGCAACCACGGCACCTGCAAT GGTGACTCCGGCAGCCCGCTGGTGCGAACGGACCGCGGTCAGCAAATTGGTGTTGTGTCGTGGGGCCTGCCTTGCGCATTAGGCGCTCCTGACGTGTACGTAAGACTCAGTGCCTTCAGAGGCTGGGTCCAGGGTAACACGCTTACGTAA
- the LOC115451683 gene encoding chymotrypsin-2 — protein MKVAIILVAILAACNAFPLEEEDMSIFFEHVDQNARIVGGSQAGNGAHPHMVAITNGANVRNLVCGGSILTRRTILTAAHCIVPIRSGNNVNPNARATVGTNRWASGGQMYSYQRFVMHPNYNANTIKNDIGVLHTSANIVWNNAVRAITVNYDFIGGGMNSRVAGWGRIRAGGAISANLLQLNVRTVDGNHCVREVARVAASLNRRVPPVDPNVELCTFHSQNHGTCNGDSGSALVRIDRNQQIGVVSWGIPCALGAPDMFVRLSAYRNWVQSNTIN, from the exons ATGAAGGTTGCAATTATTTTGGTAGCTATTTTGGCGGCATGCAAtg cctTCCCTCTTGAGGAGGAGGACATGTCCATCTTCTTCGAGCACGTGGACCAAAACGCCCGTATCGTAGGCGGCAGCCAAGCCGGTAACGGTGCTCACCCACACATGGTCGCCATTACCAACGGtgctaatgtcaggaacttaGTTTGCGGCGGCTCCATCCTCACCCGTAGGACAATCCTCACCGCTGCCCACTGCATCGTGCCCATCCGCAGCGGCAACAATGTTAACCC TAACGCTCGCGCCACCGTCGGCACTAACCGCTGGGCATCTGGTGGTCAGATGTACTCATACCAGAGATTCGTCATGCACCCCAACTATAACGCCAACACCATCAAGAACGACATCGGTGTGCTCCACACCTCAGCCAACATCGTCTGGAACAACGCCGTCAGGGCTATTACTGTTAACTACGACTTTATCGGAGGTGGGATGAACTCCAGAGTCGCTGGATGGGGCAGAATCAGG GCCGGTGGTGCTATCTCTGCCAACCTGCTCCAACTGAACGTGCGAACCGTCGACGGCAACCATTGCGTGCGTGAAGTCGCCCGTGTCGCCGCCAGCCTCAACAGGAGAGTACCTCCCGTCGACCCCAATGTTGAACTCTGCACCTTCCACTCTCAGAACCACGGCACTTGCAAT GGTGACTCTGGCAGCGCTCTGGTCCGCATTGACCGCAACCAGCAGATCGGTGTTGTGTCTTGGGGTATCCCGTGTGCCCTGGGCGCTCCTGACATGTTTGTAAGGCTCAGCGCCTACAGAAATTGGGTCCAGAGCAACACCATCAACTAA
- the LOC115451687 gene encoding chymotrypsin-1 — MKVALLLVAVLAACNAFPLEEPEQDMSIFFEHVDLNARIVGGSQAGNGAHPHMVAITNGANVRNLVCGGSIISRRTVLTAAHCIVPIRSGNNVNPNARATVGTNRWASGGQMYSYQRFVIHPNYNANTIKNDIGVLHTSSNIVWNNAVRAIAVNYDFIGDRMNSRVAGWGRIRAGGAISANLLQLNVQTIDGNRCVRDVASVAASLNIRVPAVNPNVELCTFHSRNHGTCNGDSGSALLRVDRGQQIGIVSWGIPCALGAPDMFVRISAFRNWVQSNTVN, encoded by the exons ATGAAAGTTGCACTTCTTTTGGTAGCCGTATTGGCGGCATGCAATG CCTTCCCTCTTGAGGAGCCGGAACAGGACATGTCCATCTTCTTCGAGCATGTGGACCTCAACGCCCGTATCGTAGGCGGCAGCCAAGCCGGTAACGGTGCTCACCCCCACATGGTCGCCATTACCAACGGtgctaatgtcaggaacttaGTTTGCGGCGGCTCCATCATCTCCCGCAGGACTGTCCTTACCGCTGCCCACTGCATCGTGCCCATCCGCAGCGGCAACAATGTTAATCC TAACGCTCGCGCCACCGTCGGTACCAACCGCTGGGCATCTGGTGGTCAGATGTACTCGTACCAGAGATTCGTCATCCACCCCAACTACAACGCCAACACCATCAAGAACGACATCGGTGTGCTCCACACCTCCAGCAACATCGTCTGGAATAACGCTGTCAGGGCTATTGCTGTTAACTACGATTTTATCGGAGACAGAATGAACTCCAGAGTTGCTGGATGGGGCAGAATCAGG GCCGGTGGTGCTATCTCTGCCAATCTACTCCAACTGAACGTGCAAACTATCGATGGCAACCGTTGCGTGCGTGACGTCGCTAGTGTCGCCGCCAGCCTTAACATAAGGGTTCCCGCTGTTAACCCCAATGTTGAGCTCTGTACCTTCCACTCTCGCAACCACGGCACTTGCAAC GGTGACTCTGGTAGCGCTCTGCTCCGCGTGGACCGCGGCCAGCAAATCGGTATCGTGTCTTGGGGTATCCCGTGCGCCCTGGGCGCTCCCGACATGTTCGTCAGGATCAGCGCCTTCAGAAACTGGGTCCAGAGCAACACCGTCAACTAA
- the LOC119188987 gene encoding chymotrypsin-2-like has protein sequence MKVAFLLVAVLAACNAFPIEEPEQDMSIFFEHVDPNARIVGGTQAARGAHPHMVSITNGATMRHLVCGGSVISRRTVLTAAHCIVPIRVGNNVHPNARATVGSNRWDSGGQRYSFQRFVMHPNYNANIIKNDIGVLHTSANIVWNNFVSAIVINYEWIGDRMNSRVAGWGRTRAGGAVSANLLQLDTQTIDGNRCVRDVAAVAASVNIIAPAVDPSIELCTFHSRNHGNCHGDSGSALVRVDRGQQIGVVSWGIPCALGAPDMFVRISAFRDWVESNIVN, from the exons ATGAAAGTTGCATTTCTTTTGGTAGCCGTTTTGGCGGCATGCAatg CCTTCCCTATTGAGGAGCCGGAACAGGACATGTCCATCTTCTTCGAGCATGTGGACCCCAACGCCCGCATCGTAGGCGGCACCCAAGCCGCTAGAGGCGCTCACCCTCACATGGTCTCCATAACCAACGGTGCTACTATGAGGCACTTAGTTTGCGGCGGCTCCGTCATCTCCCGCAGGACTGTCCTCACCGCTGCCCACTGCATCGTGCCCATTCGAGTCGGCAACAATGTTCACCC TAACGCCCGCGCAACTGTCGGCAGCAACCGTTGGGACAGTGGAGGTCAGAGGTACTCGTTCCAGAGATTCGTCATGCACCCCAACTACAACGCCAACATCATCAAGAACGACATTGGTGTGCTCCACACCTCAGCCAATATTGTCTGGAACAATTTCGTCAGTGCGATCGTTATTAATTACGAGTGGATCGGAGACAGGATGAACTCCCGAGTTGCTGGATGGGGCAGAACCAGG GCCGGTGGTGCTGTCTCTGCCAACCTGCTTCAACTGGACACGCAAACTATCGACGGCAACCGTTGCGTGCGTGACGTCGCCGCCGTGGCAGCCAGCGTTAACATAATAGCTCCCGCTGTTGACCCAAGCATTGAGCTCTGCACGTTCCATTCTCGCAACCACGGCAATTGCCAC GGTGACTCCGGCAGCGCTCTGGTCCGCGTGGACCGTGGCCAGCAAATCGGTGTCGTGTCTTGGGGTATCCCGTGCGCCCTGGGCGCTCCCGACATGTTCGTCAGGATCAGCGCCTTCAGAGACTGGGTTGAGAGCAACATTGTCAACTAA
- the LOC119189030 gene encoding chymotrypsin-1-like, whose protein sequence is MGPPRPNRTTAAARGDDRHPTPFTPGGAISPNLLQLDVQTIDGNRCVHDVAAVAASLNRRVPPFDPNVELCTFHSRNHGTCNGDSGSALVRVDRGQQIGVVSWGLPCALGAPDMFVRISAFRTWVHSNTFN, encoded by the exons atgggcccaCCTCGTCCGAATCGgacgacggccgccgcaaggGGCGACGACCGCCATCCAACTCCATT cacccctgGTGGTGCTATCTCTCCCAACCTGCTCCAACTGGACGTGCAAACCATCGACGGCAACCGCTGCGTGCATGATgtcgccgccgtcgccgccaGCCTCAACAGGAGAGTCCCTCCCTTCGACCCCAACGTTGAACTCTGCACCTTCCACTCTCGCAACCACGGCACTTGCAAT GGTGACTCCGGCAGCGCTCTGGTCCGCGTGGACCGTGGCCAGCAGATCGGTGTCGTGTCTTGGGGTCTCCCGTGCGCCCTGGGCGCTCCCGACATGTTCGTCAGAATCAGCGCCTTTAGGACCTGGGTCCACAGCAACACCTTCAACTAA